GATTTTTAATTTTTAAGGTGGGGGAAATGATGCCAACTTTAAAAGGAAAATATAATATAAAAGCAGTTTCAAAGATGCTTGGGATTCAACCGAGTACACTTAGAGCGTGGGAAAGACGCTATCATATTGTTGCCCCAAAACGAAATGATGCGGGGCATCGATTATATACAGAGGAACATATACAAATCTTAAAATGGTTAATAGACCAGGTGAATAAAGGGATTGCAATTGGACAAGCTGTGCAAATATTAGAGAGAAATCGGTTGCAAAATCACAATGAAATAGAAATGGCATATAATAAAGAAATGCTTTTGGTAGACGATATCCTACATTCTTTGCTAAAATTTGATGAAGTAAAAGCTTCTGCATTCGTAAATGAGGCATTTAGTATATATCCAATTGAAAAGGTGATTACACACATATTTCTCGAAATTACAAAACAGTTGGAGAAGTTAGAAGGAACAAATCAAGTTACAATGGTACAAATGCAATATGTAGAATCATTTTTAGGCACGCGTATAGGTATGATTTATCATAACGCGTATGTACCGAAGTCCTCAGCTTTACAAAGTGTTTTCGCATTTTGTGGACCGGGAGAAGTTCAGGCATTACAGCTGTTTATTTTAACAGTCTATTTACGATTGAAAGGTTACCAAACTATATATATTGGGACAGGCTTGCAAGAAGAAAAAATCAATGAAACGATTGTACAATTGGAACCGGATTATGTAGTGATATCTTGTTTACAAATGAAACATGTGCAAGATACGATGCATTTAGCTCAAAGCTTGCAAACTCAGCATGAAAAGCTTAGTATAGCTCTTCTTGGATCAGCCATCACACATATTTCAACAGACCAGCCATTTGAGAGTGAGTATGTATTTATAGGAAGTACAAAAGAAGAGTGGGATGAATGGTTAAAAATGTCAGAATAGTTGTTCGAAAAGAACCATCTATTTCTCATTTCATATAATAAAAATTAGAAGCGATGGTTTTACGTAAGGAGGTTATAAGATGAGGTTGGAACGCTTGAATTATAATAAAATAAAAATTTTCCTAACATTTGATGATTTATCAGAACGTGGATTGACCAAGGAAGATTTATGGAGAAACGCACCGAAAGTGCAGCAATTATTCCGTGATATGATGCAAGAAGCGAATAAAGAACTTGGATTTGAAGCAAATGGCCCAGTTGCTGTTGAAGTATTTTCCTTACAAGCGCAAGGGATGGTTGTAATTGTAACAAAAGAAAATCATGATATGGAGATAGAAGATGATTTTCGCGATGAGTTTATTGAGATGCAAGTAACTCTAGATGAGAGTGAGCATATATTATATGAATTTGCTACATTAGAGGATGTAATCAATTTATCAGAACGCTTATATAACTTAGGAGTTACTGGCGGAAAGTTGTACACATGGGATGGACGTTTTTATCTCTGGATGGAGGAAGAAACAAAGCTTTTAAAAGCGGATTTTATCGCGATTTTAGCGGAGTATGGTAATCCAGCAACAGTAACGATTTACCGTATTATGGAGTATGGTAAATCGCTAATGGATTCTCAGGCGATTCAACAAATACATCATTATTTTATTTTAAAAGGAAACCTCAGCTAATTAGCAATAGCTTGAGGTTTTTGTTATGACCATATTTTGATTGTTGGATAGGGTGAGATAAAGTGAAACTTTAATCAGTGAGGTTTTTTCATCTCCCGTTGATTATGAGCCCTCATCAATCGGGCTGTTACGGATATCTTCTTTGATTCTCTCTAAATTGTGAGATGAAGCCTTATTGCTCTAAAACGAGATAAAAAGCATTTAAATATTTGAGTATTTTACTTTTCTAAAAGCAATAAAAGGACTATAATAATAGTGAAAACGCTTGCAACAAAAAATAGTTTGCATATATTTGTTAGCGTTTTCTATTGCATTCAAAATTTAACGGTGTATACTAGGCAATGAAGGTTTACTAAACAAGTGAAATTACAGGGGGTTTACTTACTATGGTAGCCGAAAAGGGAACTCAAACACAAACACAACAGAGGGAACAACATTTTGAATTGTTGAATTCAACACAAATTGTTATTAATGAAGCATTAGAAAAATTGGGTTATCCAAACGAAGTATATGAATTACTAAAAGAGCCGGTTCGTATGATGACAGTAAAAATTCCAGTTCGTATGGACGATGGGACTGTTAAAATATTTACAGGGTATCGTGCGCAGCACAATGACGCTGTTGGTCCAACGAAAGGTGGAATCCGCTTCCATCCAAATGTAACAGAAAATGAAGTGAAAGCACTTTCAATCTGGATGAGCTTAAAATGTGGTATCGTTGATTTACCATATGGTGGAGGAAAAGGCGGAATCGTTTGTGATCCGCGTGAGATGTCTTTCCGTGAATTAGAAAGATTAAGTCGTGGATATGTACGAGCAATTAGCCAAATTGTTGGCCCAACAAAAGACATTCCTGCTCCAGACGTATTTACAAACTCACAAATTATGGCATGGATGATGGATGAATATAGCCGTATTGATGAATTTAATTCACCAGGATTCATTACTGGTAAGCCGCTTGTGTTAGGTGGTTCCCATGGACGTGAAACAGCGACTGCAAAAGGTGTAACGATTTGTATTCGTGAAGCTGCGAAAAAACGCGGTATTGATATTAAGGGAGCTCGTGTTGTTGTTCAAGGATTTGGTAACGCTGGTAGTTTCTTAGCTAAGTTTATGCATGATGCGGGTGCAAAAGTAATTGCCATTTCAGATGCTTATGGTGCACTGCACGATCCAAATGGATTGGACATTGATTATTTATTAGATCGTCGCGATAGCTTTGGTACCGTAACAAAATTGTTTAACAATACAATTACAAATAAAGAATTGTTAGAACTGGAATGTGATATTTTAGTTCCAGCTGCAATTGAAAATCAAATAACAGAAAAAAATGCCGCTGATATTAAAGCGAAAATTGTAGTAGAAGCAGCAAATGGCCCAACTACATTAGAAGCAACAAAAATTTTAACAGATCGCGGTATTCTTCTTGTTCCTGACGTACTAGCAAGTGCTGGTGGAGTTACAGTATCTTACTTTGAGTGGGTACAAAATAATCAAGGTTATTATTGGTCAGAAGAAGAAGTTGAAGAGCGTTTAGAAAAAGTAATGGTAAAATCATTTGAGTCTATTTATGAAACATCTCAAGTTCGTAAAGTGAATATGCGTTTAGCAGCTTATATGGTTGGTGTGCGTAAAATGGCAGAAGCTAGCCGCTTTAGAGGTTGGGTATAATAGAATAGAGTATTTGGAAAAGCGTGGTTTCCTCAAAAGGAAACCACGCTTTTTTTAGGTGCAAAATGAAGTGAATATAGCTAGTTGAGAAGTTAGAAAGGAGTAAGAATGAAAAATAAGCTGTAATAGAATTTTGGGGAAGAGCTTCTATTCTTTACTTTTAGAGCAAACATTATGGAACTTATAGTTATTGTATGTTAGATGATGATATGGTCTTTTAAAAAAAGATAAAAAAGAACACTTGTTCCAAGCGAACGTTTGTGCTATACTTCTCTTAGATAAACAAAGCGGATATAAAATAAGGAGAGATGAGAGAAATGAAGATGACAGCAGAACAAAGATTTATGATGCCAGCGGACGTTATGGAGCGAGTGGAAGTTTTACGAAATAAACATAGTAAGCGTGGATCTTTATTAAAATCAGTACATACTTTTTTTGGTTTACATACGAAAGAAGATCGTATTTGGTTTTACGGTTTTTATGGAATCGCTGTAAGTATTGTATTATTTATGGTATTTACTTCTAACATTTTTGATTTACTCTTTAAATAAGAAATATGCCATATGGACATAGCGTTTGAATACATATATAGAAGAATGGTAATTTTTTAGAGCGGAGTTGATTAAAATGGCTAC
The window above is part of the Bacillus cytotoxicus NVH 391-98 genome. Proteins encoded here:
- the gudB gene encoding NAD-specific glutamate dehydrogenase; translation: MVAEKGTQTQTQQREQHFELLNSTQIVINEALEKLGYPNEVYELLKEPVRMMTVKIPVRMDDGTVKIFTGYRAQHNDAVGPTKGGIRFHPNVTENEVKALSIWMSLKCGIVDLPYGGGKGGIVCDPREMSFRELERLSRGYVRAISQIVGPTKDIPAPDVFTNSQIMAWMMDEYSRIDEFNSPGFITGKPLVLGGSHGRETATAKGVTICIREAAKKRGIDIKGARVVVQGFGNAGSFLAKFMHDAGAKVIAISDAYGALHDPNGLDIDYLLDRRDSFGTVTKLFNNTITNKELLELECDILVPAAIENQITEKNAADIKAKIVVEAANGPTTLEATKILTDRGILLVPDVLASAGGVTVSYFEWVQNNQGYYWSEEEVEERLEKVMVKSFESIYETSQVRKVNMRLAAYMVGVRKMAEASRFRGWV
- a CDS encoding MerR family transcriptional regulator is translated as MPTLKGKYNIKAVSKMLGIQPSTLRAWERRYHIVAPKRNDAGHRLYTEEHIQILKWLIDQVNKGIAIGQAVQILERNRLQNHNEIEMAYNKEMLLVDDILHSLLKFDEVKASAFVNEAFSIYPIEKVITHIFLEITKQLEKLEGTNQVTMVQMQYVESFLGTRIGMIYHNAYVPKSSALQSVFAFCGPGEVQALQLFILTVYLRLKGYQTIYIGTGLQEEKINETIVQLEPDYVVISCLQMKHVQDTMHLAQSLQTQHEKLSIALLGSAITHISTDQPFESEYVFIGSTKEEWDEWLKMSE
- a CDS encoding genetic competence negative regulator, which translates into the protein MRLERLNYNKIKIFLTFDDLSERGLTKEDLWRNAPKVQQLFRDMMQEANKELGFEANGPVAVEVFSLQAQGMVVIVTKENHDMEIEDDFRDEFIEMQVTLDESEHILYEFATLEDVINLSERLYNLGVTGGKLYTWDGRFYLWMEEETKLLKADFIAILAEYGNPATVTIYRIMEYGKSLMDSQAIQQIHHYFILKGNLS
- a CDS encoding DUF3961 domain-containing protein: MKMTAEQRFMMPADVMERVEVLRNKHSKRGSLLKSVHTFFGLHTKEDRIWFYGFYGIAVSIVLFMVFTSNIFDLLFK